From the genome of Blautia pseudococcoides, one region includes:
- a CDS encoding hybrid sensor histidine kinase/response regulator: protein MCKEMLQRVEAFASLILRRYFCESDVEFLISTFDDDIVWLGAGPQQQAEGKEAVAACFLEGREDLAPCHMYGEKYVTRALSGDCFLCEGDSWIRPREETGLYFKTHQRITFIFRLAGDTLKTVHIHNSVDFSDIQEGELFPVQAGKDAYKKLEESLANRDRQIELMLSQLPGGMMICRRDDRYSTKWISDTLSHLLGYIGPEEYGEFTENCCRGFIVPEDYAAMQVQAEESLRKGDLYYVEYRVLRKDGTWFWASDMGKKAIDQDGEEVIYCFIADISEKKERERQAELAGREAARQTRFLTQLYDSIPCGILQFEPELPFRIVNFNRSVWEFYGFSSEKAFRDEIQNPLIMVLEHERDQIKAKIRGLHVGGGTITYTRQSRKKDGTPMWISVIMERLVNADGADVVQAIFTDVTQMHLLQAAQEQEQRIENQSLRAATCTAYPLIMSINLTKNTYNCFIEEQISPYERSGNYDEMQNRALPDVYPSYREDFEKFVSREQMKKRFENGERELYMELQEKGYDGKYHWISIQLIYVDNPVGTDMLAIELVKVLDSQRAELARQEQLLRDALAAAKAANSAKSDFLSRMSHDIRTPMNAIIGMSTIGQMKIEDTPRVQDCFRKIDASSRYLLSLINDILDMSRIETGKMEINSRKFDFAELFEEISSIIYPQALEAMIEFEARQMEPIERYYVGDALRIKQILMNLLSNALKFTPAGGKIAVNTREEKRTNGYAYVRLAVEDNGIGMSEEFQDRIFQPFEQESAESARNNVGSGLGLSIVYNLVQLMGGEIRVESKKEMGSRFTVSVPLGLMEDDEEEECRRKTRELMKDVEVLVVDDDELVCEQTSAILEEIGAHSIWVTSGHEAVEQVRTAVSEGRIIDVAMIDWRMPDMDGVETTRRIRALTGTETMIIIISAYDWSSIEEKARQAGADFFISKPLFRSTIFDTFSKLGTACGAGREAEMEKQDFVDRRVLLVEDNDLNREIAQSLLEMHGIRTDTAENGAEAVDMYAKASEGYYSAVLMDIRMPVMDGLEATRRIRRLERKTGGGIPILAMTANAFDEDKARAYEAGMTGYLVKPLEVKALLEELLAIWQ from the coding sequence ATGTGTAAAGAGATGCTGCAGAGAGTGGAAGCGTTTGCTTCCCTGATACTGAGAAGATATTTTTGTGAATCAGACGTGGAATTTCTCATATCTACATTTGATGATGATATAGTCTGGCTGGGGGCAGGGCCTCAGCAGCAGGCAGAGGGTAAGGAGGCAGTGGCGGCTTGTTTTTTGGAGGGCAGGGAAGATTTGGCACCCTGCCATATGTATGGGGAGAAGTATGTGACCAGAGCGCTTTCAGGAGACTGTTTTTTGTGTGAGGGGGACAGCTGGATCCGGCCCAGGGAGGAAACCGGACTGTATTTTAAGACACACCAGAGGATCACTTTTATCTTCCGGCTGGCGGGGGATACGCTGAAGACGGTTCATATTCATAATTCCGTAGATTTTTCCGATATCCAGGAGGGGGAACTTTTTCCGGTGCAGGCCGGAAAAGACGCATACAAAAAACTGGAAGAAAGCCTGGCGAACAGAGACAGGCAGATAGAACTGATGCTGTCCCAGCTTCCGGGCGGAATGATGATCTGCCGCAGAGATGACCGTTATTCTACAAAATGGATCAGTGATACGCTCAGTCATCTGCTGGGCTATATAGGGCCGGAAGAATACGGTGAATTTACCGAAAACTGCTGCCGGGGATTTATAGTTCCGGAAGATTATGCAGCAATGCAGGTGCAGGCGGAAGAAAGTCTGAGGAAGGGGGATCTCTACTATGTGGAATACCGGGTTCTGAGAAAGGACGGCACCTGGTTCTGGGCATCGGATATGGGGAAAAAGGCTATTGATCAGGATGGGGAGGAAGTGATCTACTGTTTCATTGCAGATATATCTGAGAAAAAGGAACGGGAACGGCAGGCAGAACTGGCGGGAAGAGAAGCTGCCCGGCAGACACGTTTTCTGACCCAGCTCTACGATTCCATACCCTGCGGGATTCTTCAGTTTGAGCCGGAATTACCTTTCCGCATCGTGAATTTTAACCGGAGTGTCTGGGAATTCTATGGGTTTTCCTCAGAGAAAGCGTTTCGGGACGAAATACAGAATCCTCTCATAATGGTCCTGGAACATGAGCGGGATCAGATCAAGGCAAAAATCCGCGGCCTGCATGTGGGGGGCGGAACCATCACGTACACAAGGCAGAGCAGGAAAAAAGATGGTACCCCAATGTGGATCAGTGTGATCATGGAACGTCTGGTCAATGCGGACGGCGCTGATGTGGTGCAGGCTATCTTTACGGATGTTACACAGATGCATCTTCTGCAGGCCGCGCAGGAACAGGAGCAGAGGATAGAAAACCAGTCCCTGCGTGCAGCTACCTGTACGGCGTATCCCCTGATCATGAGCATCAATCTTACGAAAAACACATACAACTGCTTTATTGAAGAGCAGATCTCTCCTTACGAGAGGAGCGGCAATTACGATGAAATGCAGAATAGAGCGCTGCCGGACGTCTACCCTTCTTACAGGGAGGATTTTGAAAAATTTGTTTCCAGGGAACAGATGAAGAAAAGATTTGAGAACGGTGAGCGGGAACTTTACATGGAGCTGCAGGAAAAAGGCTATGACGGAAAATACCACTGGATCTCCATACAGCTTATCTATGTGGACAATCCTGTGGGAACAGACATGCTGGCCATTGAGCTGGTAAAAGTGCTGGACAGCCAGAGGGCGGAACTGGCCAGGCAGGAACAGCTTCTGCGGGATGCCCTGGCGGCAGCAAAAGCGGCCAATAGTGCCAAGTCTGATTTTCTCTCCAGGATGAGCCATGATATCAGGACCCCCATGAATGCCATTATCGGAATGAGTACCATCGGGCAGATGAAAATAGAGGACACGCCCAGGGTGCAGGACTGCTTCAGGAAAATAGACGCCTCATCCAGATATCTGCTTTCCCTGATCAACGATATTTTGGATATGTCCAGAATAGAGACCGGAAAAATGGAGATCAACAGCAGAAAGTTTGATTTTGCCGAGCTGTTTGAGGAGATATCTTCCATCATCTATCCCCAGGCTTTGGAGGCTATGATTGAATTTGAAGCCCGTCAGATGGAGCCTATTGAGCGCTATTATGTTGGCGATGCCCTGAGGATAAAACAGATCCTCATGAATTTACTGTCAAATGCCCTGAAATTCACACCTGCGGGGGGAAAGATCGCGGTAAATACCCGGGAGGAAAAACGCACCAATGGATATGCCTATGTGCGCCTTGCGGTTGAGGATAACGGGATTGGCATGTCCGAGGAATTTCAGGACCGTATTTTCCAGCCTTTTGAACAGGAAAGCGCGGAGAGTGCAAGGAACAATGTGGGAAGCGGTCTTGGGCTATCCATTGTCTATAACCTGGTCCAGCTTATGGGCGGGGAGATCCGGGTGGAGAGCAAAAAGGAAATGGGAAGCAGATTTACGGTTTCCGTTCCGCTGGGCCTGATGGAGGATGACGAGGAGGAAGAGTGCAGACGGAAAACAAGGGAACTTATGAAGGATGTGGAAGTCCTGGTGGTGGATGACGATGAACTTGTATGTGAACAGACATCAGCCATATTGGAGGAGATAGGCGCGCATTCCATATGGGTGACATCCGGCCATGAGGCGGTGGAGCAGGTGCGGACTGCTGTATCGGAGGGAAGGATCATAGATGTGGCTATGATAGACTGGCGAATGCCGGATATGGATGGGGTAGAGACAACCCGCCGCATCCGTGCGCTGACCGGGACGGAAACCATGATCATCATCATATCAGCGTATGACTGGAGCAGTATTGAGGAGAAGGCCAGACAGGCAGGGGCTGATTTCTTTATCTCTAAACCTCTTTTCCGCTCCACTATCTTTGATACGTTTTCAAAGCTGGGAACTGCCTGCGGGGCCGGCAGGGAAGCAGAGATGGAGAAGCAGGACTTTGTGGACCGCCGGGTGCTTCTGGTGGAGGACAATGACCTGAACCGGGAGATCGCCCAGTCCCTTCTGGAGATGCATGGGATTCGGACAGATACGGCAGAAAACGGAGCCGAAGCTGTGGATATGTATGCAAAAGCTTCAGAAGGGTATTACTCCGCAGTTCTGATGGATATCCGCATGCCTGTCATGGATGGACTGGAAGCCACAAGAAGGATCCGGAGGCTGGAAAGGAAGACAGGGGGAGGGATACCGATCCTGGCTATGACGGCAAATGCGTTTGACGAGGACAAGGCCCGGGCCTATGAAGCGGGAATGACCGGATATCTGGTGAAACCGCTGGAAGTAAAGGCGCTATTGGAGGAACTGCTGGCAATATGGCAGTAG
- a CDS encoding Gfo/Idh/MocA family protein: MYYGEKRVEDPIRWAMVGGGKGSQIGYIHRSSALRDFNFELVAGAFDIDPERGKAFGKELHVSEDRCYPDYKTMFAEEAKREDGIQAVSVATPNGTHYEITKAALEAGLHVVCEKPLCFTTEQAEELEALAAGKNKVVGVTYGYAGHQMIEEARQIIAEGKLGDIRIVNMQFSHGFHNVAVETTTASTKWRVDPKVAGPSYVLGDVGTHPLYLSEVMLPEMKIKRLLCSRQSFVGSRAPLEDNAMTIMEYDNGAVGYLWSSCVNCGSMHGQKIRVIGEKASLEWWDERPNQLTFEVQGESVKVLERGMDYLAPSAMVDDRIGGGHPEGLFEAWSNLYSRFARAMEAAEKGKSVDFWYPNVHAGVEGVRWVENCVRSADSGAVWVDYE; encoded by the coding sequence ATGTATTACGGAGAAAAGAGAGTTGAGGATCCCATTCGCTGGGCAATGGTAGGGGGAGGAAAAGGGAGTCAGATTGGCTATATCCACAGATCTTCCGCACTGAGGGATTTTAATTTTGAGCTGGTGGCAGGAGCTTTTGATATTGATCCTGAGAGGGGAAAGGCTTTTGGGAAAGAGCTGCATGTGAGTGAGGACAGGTGTTATCCGGATTATAAGACGATGTTTGCAGAAGAGGCCAAAAGGGAAGATGGTATCCAGGCTGTGTCTGTGGCTACACCTAACGGTACACATTATGAGATCACAAAGGCGGCTTTGGAGGCCGGGCTTCATGTGGTCTGTGAAAAGCCGCTGTGCTTTACTACAGAACAGGCAGAAGAGCTGGAAGCGCTGGCAGCCGGGAAGAATAAGGTGGTTGGTGTGACCTATGGATATGCAGGACACCAGATGATCGAGGAAGCACGTCAGATCATTGCAGAGGGTAAGCTGGGGGATATCCGTATTGTAAACATGCAGTTTTCCCACGGATTTCATAATGTGGCCGTGGAAACCACTACTGCGTCTACAAAGTGGAGGGTTGACCCCAAAGTGGCAGGACCGTCCTATGTGCTGGGGGATGTGGGAACCCATCCGCTGTATCTGTCAGAGGTTATGCTTCCGGAAATGAAGATTAAACGGCTTCTGTGCAGCAGGCAGTCCTTTGTAGGATCAAGAGCGCCTTTGGAAGACAATGCCATGACTATCATGGAATATGATAACGGCGCTGTGGGGTATCTCTGGTCCTCCTGTGTGAACTGCGGTTCCATGCATGGACAGAAGATACGGGTCATCGGTGAGAAGGCTTCCCTGGAATGGTGGGATGAAAGGCCGAATCAGCTTACTTTTGAGGTGCAGGGAGAGTCGGTAAAGGTTCTGGAGAGAGGGATGGATTATCTGGCACCTTCTGCTATGGTAGATGACAGGATCGGCGGAGGACATCCGGAGGGGCTGTTTGAGGCATGGAGCAATCTGTACAGTCGTTTTGCAAGGGCCATGGAGGCAGCAGAGAAAGGGAAAAGCGTGGATTTCTGGTATCCCAATGTGCATGCTGGGGTAGAAGGCGTGCGCTGGGTGGAAAATTGCGTGCGTTCCGCGGATAGCGGTGCTGTCTGGGTGGATTATGAGTAA
- a CDS encoding MFS transporter, whose product MEKEMENVPQAGADRKKLSFALRVSYGCGDTACNVVFGMISTLLTLFYTDYVGVAAAAVGMVMLISRAFDGFSDVVMGLIVERTNSKWGKSRPWILWMAVPYAVSAVLLFTVPHTTGMVQFLYIFVTYNFCTTICYTAVNLPYGSLSAMMTRESRERDMLSIVRMGMSPFGRILAVTCTMPLVKLFGNDQAAWVKTMAIWAVLALALLLVCFFRCEETVKLEAQAKQEKIPVGRSFRALVCNQYFWAVLVLWMMQNVIYGLTGTILPYYCKYIFHNDTWMYSALYLTETLTIVAATFVCPFLLKRFGKRNMSLAGAVFALMGQCIFFADPESFKWMLFCCIIRGIGLAPLNSVVFGMLGDVVDFGQWKTHMRQESLIFAGGSVGTKIGSGLASASMTGLLSLAGYVSSTSGSVVQPDSAVDMIQNIYMFGPFLVWGVVILTLLLYKLDKRYPDIMRELCKREASGLL is encoded by the coding sequence GTGGAAAAAGAAATGGAGAACGTACCGCAGGCAGGGGCGGATAGGAAGAAACTATCTTTTGCCTTACGGGTTTCTTATGGGTGTGGGGATACGGCGTGTAATGTTGTATTTGGAATGATCAGTACGCTGCTGACTTTGTTTTATACGGATTATGTGGGGGTCGCGGCAGCGGCAGTGGGAATGGTCATGCTGATCTCCCGGGCGTTTGACGGATTTTCGGATGTGGTCATGGGCCTGATCGTGGAACGGACCAACTCAAAATGGGGAAAGTCCAGGCCGTGGATCCTGTGGATGGCAGTGCCCTATGCAGTGTCCGCGGTGCTGCTGTTCACGGTGCCTCACACTACGGGAATGGTGCAGTTTTTATACATATTTGTCACTTATAACTTCTGTACCACGATCTGCTATACAGCCGTCAATCTTCCTTACGGGAGCCTGTCAGCCATGATGACAAGGGAATCCAGGGAGAGGGATATGCTGAGTATTGTCCGTATGGGAATGTCCCCTTTTGGACGTATTCTGGCTGTCACCTGTACCATGCCTCTTGTTAAACTCTTTGGAAATGACCAGGCAGCGTGGGTAAAGACCATGGCGATCTGGGCAGTTCTGGCGTTGGCATTGCTGCTCGTCTGCTTTTTCAGGTGTGAGGAAACCGTAAAGCTGGAAGCACAGGCAAAGCAGGAAAAAATACCGGTGGGAAGATCGTTCCGGGCATTGGTATGCAATCAGTATTTTTGGGCGGTTCTGGTGCTTTGGATGATGCAGAATGTGATCTACGGGCTGACGGGAACCATTCTGCCTTATTACTGCAAATATATCTTCCACAATGATACATGGATGTACAGCGCCCTGTATCTTACGGAGACGCTGACCATTGTGGCTGCCACCTTTGTCTGCCCCTTTCTCCTGAAACGGTTCGGGAAAAGGAATATGTCCCTGGCCGGTGCGGTTTTTGCCTTAATGGGACAATGTATCTTTTTTGCGGATCCGGAGAGTTTTAAGTGGATGCTTTTCTGCTGTATCATTCGGGGGATTGGCCTGGCACCCCTTAACTCTGTTGTTTTCGGTATGCTGGGCGATGTGGTGGATTTTGGACAGTGGAAGACACACATGCGTCAGGAGAGCCTGATTTTTGCAGGAGGGTCAGTGGGGACCAAGATAGGCTCCGGGCTGGCATCTGCATCCATGACAGGTCTTTTGTCCCTTGCGGGATATGTGAGTTCCACCAGCGGCAGTGTAGTACAGCCCGACAGCGCTGTAGACATGATACAGAATATTTATATGTTCGGTCCGTTTCTTGTGTGGGGTGTTGTGATCCTTACGCTGCTTTTGTATAAGCTGGATAAACGGTATCCGGATATCATGAGGGAACTTTGTAAGAGGGAGGCGTCAGGCCTGTTATAA
- a CDS encoding GNAT family N-acetyltransferase: MEVRYLSGSEKERCRSLWEEAFPEDSAAFVDYYMKEKTKDNQILVLEEDGKILSMLHRNPYDVCVGDRMWRCDYIVGVATAKEGRRRGYMRRLMERAVSDMRAEGMPFCFLMPAAEAIYLPFGFTYIFDQPEWELPGMRMQDNTLALRRISSPDPGTVLERAAEWMNAWLRQRYEVFAKRDAGYLRRLIKEMESENGILEEIRENGKTAGFLGTWGLERPKQRLLFSKPSLVRERDAGKPAVMGRIVSLPDFMKAIRLKEEAPVKRVTFYIKVEDELLEENQGAFFWTVDRHSSALEQVSAGEQAEGKGEITGVINIHIRRLTAWLFGYGMPEDLPAAADFIRPIQGVFLDEVV; this comes from the coding sequence ATGGAAGTACGATATCTGAGCGGCTCTGAGAAAGAAAGGTGCAGAAGCCTTTGGGAGGAAGCCTTCCCCGAAGATTCGGCGGCTTTTGTAGACTACTATATGAAGGAGAAAACAAAGGACAACCAAATTCTGGTCCTGGAGGAAGACGGAAAAATCCTCTCCATGCTCCACAGAAACCCCTACGATGTCTGTGTGGGAGACCGTATGTGGAGATGCGACTATATTGTAGGCGTTGCCACAGCAAAAGAGGGACGTCGCAGAGGATACATGCGCAGACTTATGGAGAGAGCCGTGTCAGATATGAGGGCAGAGGGGATGCCTTTTTGTTTTCTCATGCCTGCGGCAGAAGCGATTTATCTTCCCTTTGGATTTACCTACATTTTTGATCAGCCAGAATGGGAGCTGCCCGGGATGCGGATGCAGGACAATACACTGGCACTCCGCCGGATCAGCAGTCCGGACCCAGGGACAGTTCTGGAGAGGGCAGCCGAATGGATGAATGCCTGGCTGAGGCAGAGATACGAAGTTTTTGCAAAGCGTGATGCAGGATATCTGAGGCGCCTTATAAAAGAGATGGAGAGTGAGAACGGAATCCTGGAGGAGATTCGGGAGAATGGAAAAACAGCCGGTTTTCTGGGAACCTGGGGGCTTGAGAGGCCCAAACAGCGGCTGTTGTTTTCAAAACCGTCCCTTGTCCGGGAAAGGGATGCGGGTAAGCCGGCTGTCATGGGGAGGATTGTGAGCCTTCCTGATTTTATGAAGGCTATCCGTCTGAAAGAGGAGGCGCCTGTAAAGCGTGTGACATTCTATATCAAAGTTGAGGACGAACTGCTGGAGGAGAATCAGGGGGCGTTTTTCTGGACCGTTGACAGGCATTCCTCTGCGCTTGAACAGGTGTCCGCGGGAGAACAGGCAGAAGGAAAAGGAGAAATTACAGGGGTGATAAATATTCACATCCGGAGACTGACTGCCTGGCTTTTCGGCTATGGTATGCCTGAAGATCTTCCGGCCGCAGCAGATTTCATCCGCCCCATTCAGGGTGTGTTTCTGGATGAAGTGGTATGA
- a CDS encoding Gfo/Idh/MocA family protein, producing MEMKQIRMGIAGAGTWGQTHASIYAEHVCACPVAICDSREKRAREIADKYGVEKVYTDYHSLASDPDVDAVAIVTPDFAHADIAVAMANAGKDILIEKPLATTREDIERICKAVRENKVRCMVDLHNRWNPPFNTAKQEVESGKLGTPYTGYIRHSDVKWVATDMLSWASRSSILWFLGSHSLDTLRWIFGDEVKRVYAVKRKGILEEMGVDTDDIYLTTIEFAHGGIAHMENGWITPNGNTNVNDYKFSVLCTRGMINMDLSSHNLIQEVTEENTSTPDILVSNRVFDRCKGLSYESIRDFIDRLVDGREFRVSMEDARRTAIAILAIMESAEKGMPVDVNYD from the coding sequence ATGGAGATGAAGCAGATCAGAATGGGTATTGCAGGTGCAGGCACCTGGGGACAGACACATGCATCCATTTACGCGGAGCATGTCTGCGCCTGCCCGGTGGCCATCTGCGACAGCAGGGAGAAACGTGCCAGGGAGATCGCAGACAAGTATGGGGTTGAGAAGGTCTACACAGATTATCACAGTCTGGCCTCGGACCCGGATGTGGATGCTGTGGCCATCGTGACGCCGGACTTTGCCCATGCGGATATTGCGGTGGCAATGGCAAATGCAGGCAAGGACATTCTGATAGAAAAGCCTCTGGCAACCACCAGGGAAGATATTGAGAGGATCTGCAAGGCTGTCCGGGAAAACAAAGTGCGCTGCATGGTGGACCTGCACAACCGCTGGAACCCGCCCTTCAACACTGCAAAGCAGGAGGTGGAGTCCGGAAAACTGGGCACCCCATATACCGGATATATCCGTCACAGTGATGTAAAATGGGTGGCAACAGATATGCTTTCCTGGGCTTCCAGGTCTTCCATTCTCTGGTTTTTGGGGAGCCACAGCCTTGATACCCTGCGGTGGATCTTCGGAGATGAGGTAAAACGTGTCTATGCGGTCAAGCGGAAAGGGATTCTGGAGGAAATGGGTGTGGATACGGACGATATTTACCTTACCACCATTGAGTTTGCACATGGGGGCATTGCTCACATGGAAAACGGATGGATCACGCCAAATGGAAATACCAATGTGAATGATTACAAATTCAGTGTTCTCTGCACAAGAGGCATGATCAATATGGATCTGTCCAGCCATAACCTGATCCAGGAGGTGACAGAGGAAAATACCAGCACCCCGGACATTCTGGTGTCCAACCGTGTATTTGACCGCTGTAAAGGACTGTCTTATGAGAGTATCCGGGATTTTATCGACCGGCTGGTGGATGGCAGGGAATTCCGTGTCTCCATGGAGGATGCCAGAAGAACGGCTATCGCTATCCTGGCGATCATGGAATCAGCGGAAAAGGGAATGCCTGTGGATGTAAATTATGATTAA
- a CDS encoding sugar phosphate isomerase/epimerase family protein, whose translation MSMNICGAPCCWGVDDVKNPYLPAWETVLKEAGLAGYRAVELGPYGYLPVDVERVSGELAKNGLAVVAGTIFDDLLSEENYENVLRQTEEICALVTKLPPLPVHEGQHFAAPYLTVMDWGHEERDYAAGHPDRAPRLDERQWGIMMEHIRGICERAKAFGVRPVIHPHAGGYIEFADEIEALVRDIPYEMAGLCLDTGHLYYSGMDPVKWLGKYAKRLDYVHFKDVNEKVYRDVLKKRIRFFEGCQEGTMCPIGKGCLDYPGIKGILEEIGYSGYITIEQERDPRNSDTSLRDVKESVSYLKSVGYEI comes from the coding sequence ATGAGTATGAATATTTGCGGTGCGCCCTGCTGCTGGGGTGTGGATGATGTGAAGAATCCTTATCTGCCGGCTTGGGAGACAGTGTTGAAAGAGGCCGGATTGGCGGGGTACAGGGCTGTTGAGCTGGGGCCGTATGGGTATCTGCCAGTGGATGTGGAACGGGTGTCCGGAGAATTGGCCAAGAACGGACTGGCGGTTGTGGCCGGGACTATTTTTGATGATCTGCTCAGTGAGGAGAATTATGAGAATGTGCTTAGACAGACAGAGGAGATATGCGCGCTTGTGACAAAGCTGCCTCCGCTGCCGGTACATGAGGGGCAGCATTTTGCGGCACCTTATCTGACGGTTATGGATTGGGGGCATGAGGAGAGGGATTATGCGGCGGGACATCCGGACAGGGCACCCAGGCTTGATGAGAGACAGTGGGGGATCATGATGGAACATATCAGGGGAATCTGTGAGAGGGCTAAGGCGTTTGGGGTACGTCCGGTGATCCACCCCCATGCGGGCGGGTATATAGAGTTCGCAGATGAGATAGAGGCTTTGGTCAGGGATATTCCTTATGAGATGGCCGGGCTTTGCCTGGATACCGGGCATCTCTATTACTCGGGAATGGATCCGGTTAAGTGGCTTGGGAAATATGCAAAACGGCTGGATTATGTGCATTTTAAGGATGTGAATGAAAAGGTGTACAGGGACGTGCTGAAGAAAAGGATCCGGTTTTTTGAAGGGTGCCAAGAAGGGACTATGTGTCCTATAGGAAAGGGATGTCTGGATTATCCTGGGATCAAAGGTATTTTGGAGGAGATTGGGTATAGCGGGTATATTACCATTGAACAGGAGAGGGACCCCAGAAATTCGGATACCAGCCTGCGGGATGTGAAGGAGAGCGTTTCTTATCTGAAGAGTGTGGGGTACGAAATTTAG
- a CDS encoding DUF2156 domain-containing protein, translated as MNLKFKPVEAEDIDRLTPLFCRRPNKTCDSVFLDSFIWSKLYGVQFAVSDGKAVQWLMDNEGVAGTAMPICSQEDLEHYFNEITEYFNTVLQKPLYIHLADEEAVLALGLMEQKERFLVTEQEDLKDYLYDGDAMRSLSGKKLHKKKNHLNGFKRAYEGRYEYRRLCCSDRGDVWKFLDHWREQKGEEVEEHLDYEVEGIHEILKNCSNLQVRMGGVYIDGKLEAFTIGSFNPLENMAVIHIEKANPEIRGLYQFINQQFLLAEFPEAALVNREDDLGIEGLRKAKMSYNPVGFARKYEVRQIDFRPEV; from the coding sequence ATGAATTTAAAATTTAAACCAGTAGAAGCAGAAGATATAGACAGACTGACCCCTCTTTTTTGCAGGAGGCCAAATAAGACTTGTGACAGTGTGTTTTTGGACAGTTTTATATGGAGCAAGCTTTACGGCGTACAGTTTGCTGTCAGCGATGGCAAAGCGGTCCAGTGGCTCATGGACAATGAAGGTGTGGCCGGGACTGCCATGCCGATCTGCAGCCAGGAGGATTTGGAACATTATTTCAATGAGATCACAGAGTATTTTAATACCGTGCTGCAAAAGCCTTTATATATCCATCTCGCCGACGAGGAGGCAGTTTTGGCTCTGGGATTAATGGAGCAGAAGGAACGGTTTCTTGTGACAGAACAGGAAGATTTAAAGGATTATCTCTATGACGGGGATGCCATGAGAAGTCTGTCGGGGAAGAAACTGCATAAAAAGAAAAACCATCTCAATGGATTTAAGAGAGCCTATGAGGGCAGATATGAATACCGCCGCCTCTGCTGCTCCGACAGGGGTGATGTGTGGAAGTTCCTGGATCACTGGAGAGAACAAAAAGGGGAAGAGGTGGAGGAACATCTTGACTACGAGGTGGAAGGCATACACGAAATTTTGAAAAACTGCTCCAATCTTCAGGTCCGCATGGGCGGTGTCTATATTGACGGTAAGCTGGAGGCGTTTACCATCGGAAGCTTTAACCCGCTGGAAAATATGGCGGTGATCCATATAGAAAAGGCCAATCCCGAGATCCGGGGGCTGTATCAGTTCATCAACCAGCAGTTCCTTCTGGCTGAATTTCCGGAGGCGGCTCTTGTGAACCGGGAGGATGACCTGGGTATAGAGGGACTTAGAAAAGCAAAGATGTCTTACAATCCTGTGGGGTTTGCCAGAAAATACGAAGTCAGACAGATTGATTTCAGACCGGAAGTGTGA
- a CDS encoding sugar phosphate isomerase/epimerase family protein: protein MKIAFDVDVLAKQMDINRMVHQVADWGYKYIEQSPHPRINPFYKHPLFSQECEAEYRKALRETGVEISSFIVVYRWSGPTEEERQFAVANWKRMIQIAVDMGVTVINTELSGDPNRQEVCNGMWFKSMEELLPIFEREGIRVEIQSHPYDFCERNHETCDMVKSFRSGNLGYVYSSPHGFFYDEGRGDVRSMLRYAGDELTHVLFADTFNQTLDCRYIVNPPWLNQRGKADVTIHQHLAMGEGDVDFDGIFETLRAMDFAGKQLGEEAPKAGGDTIACVSMFGFPEKMDRQAPEARERIERELLVK from the coding sequence ATGAAAATTGCATTTGATGTGGATGTGCTGGCAAAGCAGATGGATATTAACAGGATGGTGCATCAGGTAGCTGACTGGGGTTATAAGTACATAGAACAGTCTCCCCATCCCCGTATCAACCCCTTTTACAAACATCCTTTATTTTCACAAGAATGTGAAGCGGAGTACCGTAAGGCACTCCGTGAAACAGGAGTGGAGATTTCTTCTTTCATTGTGGTGTACCGATGGTCAGGTCCCACAGAGGAGGAGCGGCAGTTTGCAGTGGCAAATTGGAAAAGGATGATCCAGATCGCGGTGGATATGGGGGTTACGGTTATCAATACGGAACTTTCCGGAGACCCGAACCGGCAGGAGGTATGCAATGGCATGTGGTTTAAGTCCATGGAGGAACTGCTTCCAATCTTTGAACGGGAGGGGATCCGGGTGGAGATACAGTCCCATCCCTATGATTTCTGTGAACGGAATCATGAGACTTGTGATATGGTAAAGTCTTTCAGGTCCGGGAATCTTGGCTATGTGTATTCCTCCCCCCACGGCTTTTTCTATGACGAGGGCAGGGGGGATGTGCGTTCCATGCTGCGCTACGCGGGGGATGAGCTGACACATGTACTGTTTGCAGACACCTTTAATCAGACACTGGACTGCCGTTATATTGTGAACCCGCCATGGCTGAACCAAAGAGGGAAGGCAGATGTCACCATACACCAACATTTAGCCATGGGGGAGGGTGACGTGGACTTTGACGGCATTTTTGAGACACTCCGGGCGATGGACTTTGCCGGAAAGCAGCTTGGGGAGGAGGCTCCAAAGGCAGGCGGTGATACGATCGCATGTGTTTCCATGTTTGGATTTCCGGAGAAGATGGACAGACAGGCCCCTGAGGCCAGGGAGCGGATCGAAAGGGAGCTTCTGGTAAAATAA